In the genome of Pseudomonadota bacterium, the window GGCAGGGGTCTCGATAAGCACCATCATCTCGTGCGACTGGTGGAAGACCTCACCCTGCGCGACGCCCGCGGGCGCGTCTGTCGTTATCTGCTCGGATTGCTCCCCGCACAGGGCGAGGTGGTCGACTCGACTGTGGTGCGCCTCCCCGTGAGCCAGGCCCTTCTGGCCCGTCTGCTCGGCCTCACGGGCGAGACGCTCTCTCGTGTACTGCATGCACTCGCGAAGCAGGGTCTCATCGAGTCTCTGGGGCGGGGGCACATGCGGGTGTGCGACCTCGCGGCCCTCCGAGAAGCGGTAGACGGCACGCTCTGACCCGGGCGGTGCGGTTTGTCGGCCTTGATCTGGATCAATGAACCACCGATGGCTCCTGGTCTATCATGCGACTTGGAGACTAGATGAGACGCCTCTCGGGCTGGCCGCGAGACGTTCAGGATGCACGGAGGGTTCAACGCATGTTTCAGGCAAGTCAGACGGTGGCCGAGATCGCCACCCGCCATCCGGAATCTGTGCGCGTGTTTCAGCGCCTCGGCATCGACTTCTGCTGCGGCGGCGGTCTTTCGCTCTCGGAAGCCTGCGCGAAGAAGGGGCTTGCCGTCACCGCGACGCTCGAGGCGCTCGACAGCGAGGCGCAGCGGGGGCTCAGAGAAGCACCGCCTCCCGTGGAGGGGCGCCTCGCCGACCTCGTCACCTACCTGCTCGATACGCATCATGTGTTCACCCGACAGGAGCTGGAGAGACTCGCTCCCCTGGCCGATAAGGTGGCACGGGTGCACGGCGAGCGGCATTCCGAGCTGGTCGAGGTGCGCGCACTGTTCGTCGCGCTCAGTGATGATCTGGTTTCTCATCTCGCCAAGGAGGAGCAGATCCTGTTTCCCTACATCAAGGCCCGAGAGCTCGCCCAGCTCGAGGGCGGGCCCGAGCCGTCGCGCTGCTTTGGCGATGTGGATGGCCCGGTTGCGGTGATGCGCATGGAGCACGAGACGGCCGGCGATATCCTCAGAAGGCTGCGCACGGTTACCGGTGGCTATGCCCCTCCGCCGGACGCGTGCGGCAGCTATCGCGCGCTGTATCATGGGCTGGAGGCGCTGGAGGCCGACCTGCACACGCACATCCATCTCGAGAACAACGTGCTCTTCCCGCGAGCCCTCGCGCTCGAAGGGCGGTAGGACGGGACGCACCCCCTCACGAAGGGCCTCTTCCCCCACCGAGGAGGCTCCAGGCCACCTCGACTCCCACGGCGAAGGCTGCGGGCCTTCTCCAGGACAATTGAGGAGGCCTTTTCCAATGCGTCACACACGCACCGCTCTCGCGCTGGCATCTCGGCGGATCCGGGTGCTGAGCCTGCTCGCCCTGCTCGTCATCACCGCGCTCAGCGAGACCGCGGCAGCCGCGCCACGACCTGTTCCACGGTTCCTCTATGCGGTGAACATGCGATCGAGCACGGTGAGCGGATGGCGCATCGATCCGCAGAGCGGTGGGCTGTCTCCGATTGAAGGCGCTCCCGTTTCGTGTCCTCGCAAGCCTACCAGCCTCTGTGTCGATCCCAGCGGGCACTGCCTCTATGCCACGTGTCAGACCGACGCCAGTCTCGCGGGGTGGTTCGTGGAAGACACGGGGCGGCTGCAACCCCTCTCCGGCTTTCCCATGAAGATGGCCGGGGGGCCGCTGTCGGCGGCGATTGACGTCACCGGAGCATGGTTGTACGCAACCCTGGCGACGCCTGTGAACCGCGTGCTTGCCTTTCATCGGGCGCTGAACGGCACGCTGACGCCGGGTCCGGTCACGGCGCTCGAGGGAAATCCCCAGCCCATCGCGGTGGCGCTCGACCCCAGCGGCGCGCTGCTCTACGTGGCCAACTACTCGGGTGGTTCGACGAGCGGCTTTGTGCGAAACCCGGATGGCTCGCTGGTGGGGCTTTCATTCTCGCCGTACCAGAGCGGTGTGTATCCCCAGGCCGTGGCGGTGCACCCCAGCGGGCGCTTCGTGTACGTGCCCGGCGCGTCGTCGAACAATCTCTTCGGCTTTGCGGTCGATCTGGCCAGCCGAACGATGAATGCCCTTCCCGGCTCTCCCTTTCCGGCCGGACCGCAGCCTTCTGACGCAGCGTTCGACCCGCGCGGTCGCTGGCTGTACGTCGCCGATTATCAGAATGGAAACATCGAGGCCTACGGCATCGACGGGCAGAGCGGTCTGCTGACCGTTGTGCCGGGAGCGCCCTTTGCCTCCGGGTCGACC includes:
- a CDS encoding helix-turn-helix domain-containing protein produces the protein MPRRQRSPVRRACRPGRAHPQQTRSGPLHAGRGLDKHHHLVRLVEDLTLRDARGRVCRYLLGLLPAQGEVVDSTVVRLPVSQALLARLLGLTGETLSRVLHALAKQGLIESLGRGHMRVCDLAALREAVDGTL
- the ric gene encoding iron-sulfur cluster repair di-iron protein, with the translated sequence MRRLSGWPRDVQDARRVQRMFQASQTVAEIATRHPESVRVFQRLGIDFCCGGGLSLSEACAKKGLAVTATLEALDSEAQRGLREAPPPVEGRLADLVTYLLDTHHVFTRQELERLAPLADKVARVHGERHSELVEVRALFVALSDDLVSHLAKEEQILFPYIKARELAQLEGGPEPSRCFGDVDGPVAVMRMEHETAGDILRRLRTVTGGYAPPPDACGSYRALYHGLEALEADLHTHIHLENNVLFPRALALEGR